The Paramagnetospirillum magnetotacticum MS-1 DNA segment TTGAGCCTGTCGCTATGACATTATCGTCTCATCAGCCGGTGACGAAGGATCGCCCATGACGGGTCCGATCCGATAACGAGGGAAAACCCTCCGCGCCGAAAGAGGAGATGAGACGATGACGGCAATCGCTTCCAGTCTGTCGCTCGCGCCCGAAGGCAATCTGACGCGCTACCTTCAAGACATCCGCAAGTTTCCCATGCTTCCGCCGGAGGAAGAGTACCTCCTGGCCAAGCGCTTCCGTGAACACGGCGACCTGCCCGCCGCCAATCGGCTGGTGACCAGCCATCTGCGCCTTGTGGCCAAGATCGCCATGGGCTATCGCGGTTACGGTTTGCCGCTGGGCGAGCTGATCAGCGAGGGCAATGTCGGCATGATGCAGGCGGTGCGCCGCTTTGATCCCGAACGGGGCTTCCGGTTGGCCACCTACGCCATGTGGTGGATCCGCGCCGCCATCCAGGAATACATCCTGCATTCCTGGTCGCTGGTGAAGATGGGCACCACCGCCGCCCAGAAGAAGCTGTTCTTCAACCTGCGCAAGCTCAAGGGGCAGATGCAGGCCATCGAGGAAGGCGACATGTCGGCCGAGAACGTGGCCAAGATCGCCACCAAGCTGGAAGTCACCGAGGACGAAGTGATCACCATGAACCGGCGGCTGTCCAGCCCCGACCACTCCCTGAACGCGCCCGTGCGCACCGAGGGCGAGGGCGAATGGCAGGACTGGTTGGTCGATGATCACGAAGACCAGGAAACCGAACTGGGAGAGCGTGAGGAAATGGGCCAGCGCCGCGGCATGCTGACCAGCGCCCTGGCGGCGCTCAACGACCGCGAACGGGCCATCCTGATCCAGCGCCGCCTGACCGAGGACCCCGCCACCCTGGAGGACCTGTCCCAGCGCTACGGCATCTCGCGCGAGCGGGTGCGCCAGATCGAAGTCCGCGCCTTCGAGAAGCTGCAAAAATCGGTTAAGACGGCCTCCGCCCAGGCCGAGGCCCAGAATCGGGCGTAACGGCCTTTAGACGCGAGAAAGAAAAGCCCCCGGCCATGATCGGGGGCTTTTTCCTGTGCGGAAAGAACAAGGGGCCCGTGATAAATCGCGGCGGGCCCAATTTTTCGCCTAACCGCTAGCTGCGGATTTTCTTCAGGAAGCTTTCCACCTCGTCGTCCAGGGACTGGACCACCTGGGTGAGACTCTTGGAGCTCCAGATCACCCGTACCGTACCGGCACAAGCCATGGTCGAGGCCTTGGCCAGGGTCGTGACGTTATCCGAGACCGCCTCGGCTTCGTGCGCGACTTCCTGGATATTGCTGGCGATTTCCTGAGTCGCCGCCTCCTGTTCCTGCACGGCCCCTGCGATGGCCGAGGTCACCTGATCAATGGAACGGATGGTATCGGCAACGCCCTGGATGCTGGCGGTCATTTCACGGGTGGAGTTCTGGACCGCGCCCACCTGCTGAGCGATCTCGTCGGTGGCGCGCGCCGTCTGATTGGCGAGATTCTTCACCTCGTTGGCGACCACGGCAAAGCCCTTGCCCGCCTCGCCCGCCCTGGCCGCCTCGATGGTCGCATTCAGCGCCAGCAGATTGGTTTGCGCCGCAATATCGTTGATCAGTTTGACGATCTCGCCGATGGCCTGCACGGATTGCGACAACCCCTCCATATGGACCGATGTGGCGCCCACATCTTCGACCGCCTGACGAGCGATATGGCTGGATTGACTGACCTGCTGGGCGATTTCATTGACGGACGAGGCCAGTTGCCGGGTCGCCGCCGAAACCACGGAGGCGCGCTCATTGGTATTGCGGGCGGCATCGCCGACCGAAATGGAATGGCCGCCGCTATGCTCGGAATGCTTGGCCATGGCGTTCGCGGTGCGGCCGATGGCGGTGGTAGACACGCCCACCTCGGCCACCTTGGCCTTGATGGTGGCCTCGAAATGGTCGGCCACCGCCGCGAGCGCGGCGCTCTTGTCACGTTCGGCGCGGGCGCGTTCCTCGTCCTGGTCGAGGCGCAAGCGCTCGTTTTCCAGGCCATTTCGTTTAAAGACCTCCACTGCCCCGGCCATGCTTCCGATTTCGTCCTTGGCCCCGGAGAACGGAACCTCGACGGAGAAGTCGCCCGCGGCCAGCGTCTCCATGACGGCGGTGATGCGGCGAAGCGGAGAGACAATCTTCGCCTGGGCCACGAATGCGGCACAGGCAAGGCCGAAAATCAGGCCAAGCACCAAAACGGCAAGCAGGCGGGCCTGCTGGGTGCCGAACTCCGAAACGACCATGTCGCGCAGACGGACCACGTCACTTTCATTCTCGGCAGCCAGCGTCTTGATCTTGTCGTTCAGCGCCGCGCGGACCTTGCGGTTGGCGTCGTTGTCGCCGAAGGCCCTCGCCTCGGGCAGGGTCGCGTCGCGCGACAGCCGGACCAGTTCCGTGCGAAAGCGGATGAAGTCCTCGGCGGCCTTTTGCGCCTCTACGAAATTGCCCCGCTTATCGGCGGGATATTGTTCTCCCCATTCCTTGAGAACCGAGCGAAGCTTGTCGAGATTCTTGAGCAGCGGCACCGCGTATTTTTCGGATTCAGCCGGGCTCTGAGCCATGTAGATACCGCGCGAATCCATGACGACCGCCAGGATCAGACCATTGACCCGCTCCCCCAGAACGGCGCTGCGCGACACATCGCCCATTTCGTCGACGACGGTCTTGTACGATCTGAGAGTGGACAGGCCCATGATGCCAACCACGGCCACGGCAACAACCAAAATAGCAACGGCGAGATATATCTTTCCCGCAATACGCAAATTAATCATTGCCCGACCCCATTACATGCAGGAGCCCAACGGTGGTTCCCTGAATTGACAGTACCTTACAATAACGTTGCAGCGCACCGTTGGCAAATGTGTACTAAGGGTTAGGTGATACGAGGCAAATCTCTGCCTCTACATTTCGGCGGCTCAAGACAATAGCCGCCAGGATGGCAAAACGCCCCAGAAAAGGCAGCGGCGGCATCCATTCTTTAGGCGGCTGACGCCTCGCCTCAGCCCTTCTTGGATACTTCGTCGCCCCATTCGTCCATCAGCTTCTTCTGAGCGGCCTTGAGACTGCTTACCCGACGCTGGCTGCTGGCGGAGAGATAGCTGGCCACCATGGGCGGCATGGCGGCATAGATGCCCCAGCCGATGGCCGAACAGCCATAGGCGGTCATCAGCATGATGGGGTCGGTCAGCATGCGCAGTGCCTCGTCCAGGGTGTGGACCCCGAACCACAGCCCGAACAGATAGGGGAACACGCCCGCGAAATTCAGGCCGCCCACGCACAGGAAGGCGTATTTGTTGGGCCCCTTCTCGGTCGCCCAGGAGGCCAGGGTGGGAAGCATTCCGAAGCCCAACAGAGCCACGGTGGGCAAGGAAAAGGGAACAAGCGCGGCGAGGACCATGAGGACCACGCCCTTGTTGATCCCGCCTCCGCCACCGCCGCCCTTTTTGGCCGCGGCGGCCGCGCGGGCCTGTTCCACTGCTGACATCTTCTTTGCCATGGGCCGAAGCATGGCACCACCGCCCCGTAATGGCAATGCGGCAGGCATCGAAGATCAGAGTGATACGTCTAAAAAACCGCCGATATTACCACAATGGAAGCCGTGATCATGGCCACCAGGATTCCGGCCACGGCCGCAGTCTGGCGTCCGATCTTGTCGGCCTCGGCGCTTCGCTCCTCTGTTTCCATCAAGATATGCTTGATCTCATCCTCGGCGGCCGCGTATTGCGCCTGGGCGAAGACGAACTCCTGCTCGTCGCGCACGCGCTCGTCGGCGTTTTCCAGCAGGTTGTAGATTTCCACCACCGAGCCTTTGCGGACCAGCCGGGGAATCTCTTTTTCCAGTTCTTTGCGCTTTTCCCGTCCGTGGAAGGCCTGGACGATGGGCGCGATCATGGCGCCGACCCAGGCCGCCAGACCTGGCAGGGATTCAGGTCCCAGCCGGTATTGCAGCACGGCAAACAGGTTCAGCGCCGCCATCATGGCCACGCTCTGGTTCGAATCGCCCAACGCGGTGAGATTGCGGTCGATATCCGAGCGCATGCGCGCCCCCAGGAAGGCCGCGATATGGCGGTCCACCGGGATCTGCTTGCCGTCGGTCCGCTTGGACGACGCGGCATTCAGCGCAGGCAGGAGCTCTTTGACCTCCACCACATATTCCTCGCCCAGCAACGAGCTTTGGCACGGAAGCGCATCGTTCAGTTCGTAAAGGCAGCGTTCGAGACCATACCCCATGCCGGTCTGTGACAGATAGGACCGCAATTCCTTGAAATTGGATTCCATCAAGGAATTGTCGGGCTGGTATTCGCCGCGCATCTCGAACCACAGGCGCGGCACTTCGCGCAAGATGATCTCGGTCAGCAACCTTGTATCGCCACGGCTGGCCATCACCGCCGCCAAGGCCGAGCCGAAACCGTCGGGCATGGCGTTGAAACCCTTGTAGCGGATGGGGGCCGCCTGATCCAACAGGATCAGGACCTTGCACAGCATCAGATCGGTCGAGCTTTTCTTGTCGGTCGACGAGTTGAGCGCCATGCGCACCACCTCGGCCACCACATTGGCCTTGTCCTTGTCCTCCACGGCGCGGCGCAGCCACAGTTCCAGCTTGCCCTCCACCACGGGAGGGATGGCCTGGTCCCAGTTCTTGGACATGGCCTGGGACAGTTCGCGGCCGTTGAAATATTCCTTTCCCATGAAGGGGAAGCCACGCGCCGCGCGCTTTTCGCCCCTGGGCTGCAAGGGCGACATGCGCCGTCCCGACAGCCACAGGTCCAGATCCTCGGCGTCCCAGCGCTGGGAACCGTCATCGCACAAAAGGCCGCGCAGCAATTCGATCAGCGGCAGAGGCAGGCGCTCGTCGCCGATCAGCATGTTGTAGCTGCCCTGCTGGATCTTCATGCCCAGGATGGCGTCGTCGGAGAGCCCCGCCACCGGATTGCGTCCGAGGATCAGAAAGGCGATGGTGACGCCCAATGAGTAGTAATCCTCGGTATGATCGCCGCTGCCCCGCGCGATGGGCGTGCACATGCCCGATTCCACCGTCTCGAACAGCACCGCCTGATCGAAAGCGGGGGGCGCGCAGACACAATCACCAAAAGCCAGACGCTCGCCATTGCCATCGGCGAAGAACAGATTGGTGGGCCGGATGGAACGGTGGGGAACGCCGCGTCCGTCCATTTCCTTCAAGGCGGCGGTCAGCGGCTCGATGACCCGCTTGGAAATCTGGTACTCGTCGATGCGCGGCACGTCCGAGCGCATATTGGCCATCACCCGGTCGCCGCCGGGGCGCTCGTAGACCACAGTCATGCACTGGCGGCCAGCGGGCGGCCAGTTCATGGGCCCCCACTCCACCAATTGCATCAATCCGGGCGAGGACACGCCTTTCAGCGCCCGCATGGCATTGACCCGGGGCGGCAGTTCCGGTTTGCAGATCAGGCCGAACAGCGCCCGGTTGGGGTCGCGCTTGTCCTCGGCGACGAAGGCATCGGCCGACGGCGTGGACAATTCGGGCAATGGCTGGTTGGAGCGGATGGTATAGCGGTCGCGCAGAACCCCTGGCGGGCCGGTCTGTTTGACCACCTCCACCCTGACCTCATCGCCACCCTCGTCCTCGGCCGGATCGATTTCCGTTTCGATCTCGGCCTCGTCGATTTCCGACATTTGCCCCTTCCATGGGCCGACCCCGCTGGGGGCCGGACTGTTCTCAGTCTAAAGGCGGAAAGGCCGTCCTACAATCATCAGGTCGCGAAAGGATCATGCACCAGGATGCTATCCTCGCGTTCGGGACTGGTTGACAGCAGCGCCACCGGGGCCTCGATCAATTCCTCGATGCGGCGGATATACTTGATGGCGGTGGCGGGCAGGTCCTTCCACGACCTCACGCCGCGAGTGCTTTCGGACCAGCCGGGGATGACCTCGTAGATGGGCTCCACCTCGGCCTGACCGGTCATGGAAGCCGGGAAATGCTGGATCACCTTGCCGTCCAGCTTGTAGCCGGTGCAGATCTTCAGCTCGGTAAAGCCGTCCAGCACGTCCAGCTTGGTGAGTGCGATTCCGGTGATGCCGCCCACCTTGACCGCCTGACGGACC contains these protein-coding regions:
- the rpoH gene encoding RNA polymerase sigma factor RpoH, which translates into the protein MTAIASSLSLAPEGNLTRYLQDIRKFPMLPPEEEYLLAKRFREHGDLPAANRLVTSHLRLVAKIAMGYRGYGLPLGELISEGNVGMMQAVRRFDPERGFRLATYAMWWIRAAIQEYILHSWSLVKMGTTAAQKKLFFNLRKLKGQMQAIEEGDMSAENVAKIATKLEVTEDEVITMNRRLSSPDHSLNAPVRTEGEGEWQDWLVDDHEDQETELGEREEMGQRRGMLTSALAALNDRERAILIQRRLTEDPATLEDLSQRYGISRERVRQIEVRAFEKLQKSVKTASAQAEAQNRA
- a CDS encoding methyl-accepting chemotaxis protein translates to MAVVGIMGLSTLRSYKTVVDEMGDVSRSAVLGERVNGLILAVVMDSRGIYMAQSPAESEKYAVPLLKNLDKLRSVLKEWGEQYPADKRGNFVEAQKAAEDFIRFRTELVRLSRDATLPEARAFGDNDANRKVRAALNDKIKTLAAENESDVVRLRDMVVSEFGTQQARLLAVLVLGLIFGLACAAFVAQAKIVSPLRRITAVMETLAAGDFSVEVPFSGAKDEIGSMAGAVEVFKRNGLENERLRLDQDEERARAERDKSAALAAVADHFEATIKAKVAEVGVSTTAIGRTANAMAKHSEHSGGHSISVGDAARNTNERASVVSAATRQLASSVNEIAQQVSQSSHIARQAVEDVGATSVHMEGLSQSVQAIGEIVKLINDIAAQTNLLALNATIEAARAGEAGKGFAVVANEVKNLANQTARATDEIAQQVGAVQNSTREMTASIQGVADTIRSIDQVTSAIAGAVQEQEAATQEIASNIQEVAHEAEAVSDNVTTLAKASTMACAGTVRVIWSSKSLTQVVQSLDDEVESFLKKIRS
- a CDS encoding serine/threonine-protein kinase — protein: MSEIDEAEIETEIDPAEDEGGDEVRVEVVKQTGPPGVLRDRYTIRSNQPLPELSTPSADAFVAEDKRDPNRALFGLICKPELPPRVNAMRALKGVSSPGLMQLVEWGPMNWPPAGRQCMTVVYERPGGDRVMANMRSDVPRIDEYQISKRVIEPLTAALKEMDGRGVPHRSIRPTNLFFADGNGERLAFGDCVCAPPAFDQAVLFETVESGMCTPIARGSGDHTEDYYSLGVTIAFLILGRNPVAGLSDDAILGMKIQQGSYNMLIGDERLPLPLIELLRGLLCDDGSQRWDAEDLDLWLSGRRMSPLQPRGEKRAARGFPFMGKEYFNGRELSQAMSKNWDQAIPPVVEGKLELWLRRAVEDKDKANVVAEVVRMALNSSTDKKSSTDLMLCKVLILLDQAAPIRYKGFNAMPDGFGSALAAVMASRGDTRLLTEIILREVPRLWFEMRGEYQPDNSLMESNFKELRSYLSQTGMGYGLERCLYELNDALPCQSSLLGEEYVVEVKELLPALNAASSKRTDGKQIPVDRHIAAFLGARMRSDIDRNLTALGDSNQSVAMMAALNLFAVLQYRLGPESLPGLAAWVGAMIAPIVQAFHGREKRKELEKEIPRLVRKGSVVEIYNLLENADERVRDEQEFVFAQAQYAAAEDEIKHILMETEERSAEADKIGRQTAAVAGILVAMITASIVVISAVF